In one Mycobacterium sp. NBC_00419 genomic region, the following are encoded:
- a CDS encoding Fic/DOC family protein — protein sequence MHPFDRLPAGLRHGLDQTVAAQRLEGWRPTDHHLATLVELMCGERAFADYLAEHRASHPPPRAPRRSLRRRRPYLIPGTTMLRNNFGTDSAEVLAELEFVATAGRTAQWHQHLLAGRAVVEDLDICTLHQHVFADVYSWAGRLRVTELRRGDTVFAWQAEIADAVTELQRRARALPDELDPTDTARVAYEFARWYADYNQVHPFREGNGRTGTLLLHTLAAVCGHTLDLSAVSRTQWYAASRDSMPFRRGGAANHRPFLPVFSDALSTAE from the coding sequence ATGCACCCCTTCGATCGGCTGCCAGCCGGACTACGTCACGGCCTCGACCAGACGGTGGCGGCGCAGCGACTCGAGGGCTGGCGGCCGACCGACCACCATCTGGCGACCCTGGTCGAATTGATGTGCGGAGAGCGTGCGTTCGCCGACTACCTTGCCGAGCACCGGGCATCTCACCCGCCGCCACGAGCGCCGCGTCGCAGCCTTCGCCGTCGGCGCCCCTATCTCATTCCGGGAACGACCATGCTGCGCAACAACTTCGGCACCGACTCGGCCGAGGTGCTCGCAGAGTTGGAGTTCGTCGCGACCGCCGGACGCACCGCCCAATGGCATCAACACCTGCTCGCGGGCCGGGCCGTGGTCGAGGATCTCGATATCTGCACGCTGCACCAGCACGTCTTCGCCGACGTCTACTCCTGGGCCGGACGGTTGCGGGTCACCGAGCTGCGCCGTGGTGACACCGTGTTCGCCTGGCAGGCCGAGATCGCCGATGCGGTGACCGAGTTGCAGCGGCGGGCCCGGGCCCTACCCGACGAACTGGACCCGACCGACACCGCCCGCGTGGCATACGAGTTCGCCCGGTGGTACGCCGACTACAACCAGGTGCACCCGTTCCGTGAGGGCAACGGCCGCACCGGCACCCTGCTGCTGCACACCCTGGCCGCGGTGTGCGGCCACACGCTGGACCTGTCGGCAGTCAGCCGAACGCAGTGGTATGCCGCATCGAGGGACAGCATGCCGTTCCGCCGCGGGGGAGCGGCCAATCACCGGCCGTTCCTGCCGGTGTTCTCCGACGCTCTGTCGACAGCTGAATAA
- a CDS encoding response regulator transcription factor, which translates to MTPRPHPGASHRALVVDDETALAEVVAAYLTREHFEVTAAADGTDALRLARECDPDVVILDLSLPGIDGLEVCRQLRTFSDAYVVMLTARDTEVDTIVGLSVGADDYMTKPFSPRELVARVQAMLRRPRSAPQAVGAAPTEPPPRDFGDLRIDVAAREVSVGGHPTNLTRTEFDVLAALSARPGLVFTRRQLLEAVWGDNWVGNDHLIDVHIGHLRRKLGDDPGRPRYVLTVRGVGYRMGSGQ; encoded by the coding sequence GTGACTCCTAGGCCGCACCCGGGCGCCAGCCATCGTGCACTCGTCGTCGACGACGAGACAGCCCTGGCCGAGGTCGTCGCGGCCTATCTCACGCGGGAACACTTCGAGGTGACCGCGGCGGCAGATGGAACCGACGCGCTGCGGCTGGCCCGGGAGTGCGACCCCGATGTGGTGATCCTCGACCTGAGCCTGCCCGGCATCGACGGGCTGGAGGTCTGCCGGCAGCTGCGAACGTTCTCCGACGCCTACGTCGTGATGCTGACCGCACGCGACACCGAGGTGGACACCATCGTCGGGCTGTCGGTGGGCGCCGACGACTACATGACCAAACCGTTCAGCCCCCGCGAACTGGTCGCCCGGGTCCAGGCGATGTTGCGGCGGCCCCGAAGCGCGCCGCAGGCGGTCGGTGCCGCGCCCACCGAGCCCCCGCCACGCGACTTCGGTGATCTGCGCATCGACGTCGCCGCGCGCGAGGTATCGGTCGGCGGACACCCAACCAATCTCACGCGCACAGAGTTCGACGTGCTGGCCGCTTTGTCGGCCCGCCCCGGCCTGGTGTTCACCAGGCGCCAGCTTCTCGAAGCGGTGTGGGGGGACAACTGGGTCGGCAACGACCACCTGATCGACGTGCACATCGGTCATCTGCGTCGCAAACTCGGCGACGATCCGGGCCGCCCGCGGTATGTACTGACCGTGCGTGGGGTCGGCTATCGGATGGGCAGCGGTCAATGA
- a CDS encoding metal-sensitive transcriptional regulator yields the protein MVGDEDAIAAVLNRLRRAQGQLTGVISMIEQGRDCKDVVTQLAAVSRALDRAGFKIVATGLRECVSGTTADGSAPMNEAELEKLFLALA from the coding sequence ATGGTCGGAGACGAAGACGCCATTGCAGCGGTGCTCAACCGACTGCGTCGGGCACAGGGGCAGCTCACGGGTGTGATCTCGATGATCGAGCAGGGTCGCGACTGCAAGGACGTCGTCACCCAGCTTGCCGCGGTATCGCGGGCGCTCGACCGGGCCGGGTTCAAGATCGTGGCGACCGGGCTGCGCGAATGCGTCAGCGGCACCACGGCCGACGGCAGCGCTCCGATGAACGAGGCGGAACTGGAGAAGTTGTTCCTCGCGCTCGCTTAG
- a CDS encoding DUF302 domain-containing protein, with the protein MSIALSTTVRASFEDAVARTREALAAQGFGVLTEIDMKATLSNKLGAAAGDELGDYLILGACNPPLAHRAVSIDRQIGLLLPCNVVVRTDPDHEGSVVVEAMNPQLLVEVTGEAALRPVADEVGVKLQTAIDSLGDS; encoded by the coding sequence ATGAGCATCGCGTTGTCCACCACGGTGCGGGCGTCGTTCGAGGACGCCGTGGCACGCACACGGGAGGCGTTGGCGGCCCAGGGTTTCGGCGTGCTGACCGAGATCGACATGAAAGCCACGCTCAGCAACAAACTCGGAGCCGCTGCCGGCGACGAACTCGGTGACTACCTCATCCTGGGAGCCTGCAACCCGCCGCTGGCCCATCGCGCCGTCAGCATCGACCGCCAGATCGGGCTGCTGCTCCCATGCAACGTCGTGGTGCGCACCGATCCGGACCACGAGGGATCGGTGGTCGTCGAGGCCATGAATCCCCAGCTGCTCGTCGAGGTCACCGGCGAGGCCGCGCTTCGGCCGGTCGCCGACGAGGTGGGCGTCAAACTGCAGACGGCGATCGACTCGCTCGGTGACTCCTAG
- a CDS encoding putative nucleotidyltransferase substrate binding domain-containing protein has translation MTVSAASHLRDQAKVARAASGQATIIVMPAESESSRNMVATVADIDAAGDQAALRAAVKRAQQAVAAELGRHTPTLALAAGWSEALRSTVATAARLVAGATPGPEPRWTWFVSGSVGRGEAVPGSDVETLVALADDVDDDGKTQALTLAAQVHALLESCGLRLDDNGVLGSRLRFCRRDVSWAEGIERWAAEPELDRGVVMLGLLADAWSVTETERRERLRPHAIAAARAHPIARKSMLQDATFVRASIPGRLRIFATQADRADLKAAVIDPIVKIARWGALSAGSDALTTMERLNDAAAASVIDTDDSSSLRDCYVALSRMRWRLRSGPWLDGTPVDDTVSMSELAPQERATVRTVAREVSGIRRKLAFLSSIPH, from the coding sequence GTGACGGTTTCCGCAGCATCACATCTGCGTGACCAGGCCAAGGTCGCACGGGCGGCGTCCGGGCAGGCCACAATCATCGTCATGCCCGCCGAATCGGAGTCCAGCCGGAACATGGTTGCGACGGTCGCCGACATCGACGCCGCCGGTGACCAGGCGGCTCTGCGGGCTGCGGTCAAGCGGGCTCAGCAGGCCGTCGCGGCGGAACTGGGCCGGCACACGCCGACGCTGGCGCTGGCCGCGGGCTGGTCGGAGGCGCTGCGCAGCACGGTGGCCACGGCGGCGCGACTGGTTGCCGGTGCCACACCGGGGCCGGAGCCGCGGTGGACGTGGTTCGTCTCTGGCAGCGTCGGCCGCGGTGAGGCGGTTCCCGGCTCGGATGTCGAGACGTTGGTGGCGCTGGCCGACGACGTCGACGACGACGGTAAGACGCAGGCGCTGACGTTGGCCGCGCAGGTGCACGCGCTGCTGGAATCTTGCGGTCTGCGACTCGACGACAACGGGGTGCTGGGCAGCCGGCTGCGGTTCTGCCGGCGCGACGTGAGCTGGGCCGAGGGTATCGAGCGGTGGGCGGCAGAACCCGAGCTGGACCGCGGGGTGGTGATGCTCGGCTTGCTGGCCGACGCCTGGAGCGTCACCGAGACCGAACGGCGCGAACGGCTTCGGCCGCACGCCATCGCCGCGGCGCGGGCCCATCCGATTGCGCGCAAGTCGATGCTGCAGGACGCCACCTTTGTGCGCGCCTCGATCCCCGGCCGATTGCGCATCTTCGCCACCCAGGCAGACCGCGCGGACCTCAAGGCGGCCGTGATCGACCCGATCGTGAAGATCGCCCGCTGGGGGGCGTTGTCGGCGGGGTCGGACGCGCTGACCACCATGGAGCGTCTCAATGACGCAGCGGCGGCGTCGGTGATCGACACCGACGATTCGTCGAGCCTGCGGGACTGCTACGTGGCGCTGTCCCGGATGCGCTGGCGCTTGCGGAGCGGGCCGTGGCTGGACGGCACGCCGGTCGACGACACCGTGTCGATGTCGGAGCTGGCGCCCCAGGAGCGGGCCACGGTGCGCACGGTGGCCCGCGAGGTCAGCGGCATCCGGCGCAAGCTGGCCTTCCTGTCCTCGATCCCTCACTAG
- the trxA gene encoding thioredoxin, which translates to MSTVNLSFDDFESTITDKSVVIVDFWASWCGPCRAFAPVFDRSAQAHPDVVHAKVDTEAEQELAAALQIRSIPTVMAFRDGILVYSQPGAMPAAVLEELITKIKALDMDEVRATIAARKDTAHA; encoded by the coding sequence ATGAGTACCGTGAACCTGAGCTTCGACGATTTCGAGTCGACGATCACCGATAAGTCAGTTGTGATCGTGGACTTCTGGGCGTCGTGGTGCGGCCCGTGCCGCGCCTTCGCCCCGGTCTTCGACCGCTCCGCGCAAGCCCACCCCGACGTCGTGCACGCCAAGGTCGACACCGAGGCCGAACAGGAACTCGCCGCCGCGCTGCAGATTCGTTCGATCCCCACGGTCATGGCGTTCCGCGACGGCATCCTGGTCTACAGCCAACCGGGCGCGATGCCCGCAGCCGTTCTCGAGGAGCTGATCACCAAGATCAAGGCACTCGACATGGACGAGGTCCGTGCGACGATTGCTGCGCGCAAAGACACCGCCCACGCATAA